ACGACATTTGTCTTGTGATAACGGTCATCAATAACAGGTTTGAAAATTTGAACTTTTTGACGAGCAATTTGTGCTCGAGTTACTCGACGGATTAACTCTTCCGTCTTCCCAGAAAACATTGGTCCGCATACGACCTCAATGCCGCCGGTTTGGTGTGCGTGGCTTGCGTACATTGACTTAAACTCCTATTAATGTCAGATTTTTTTGTGTTGTGTCTCTAGGATTTATTATGACGGCCTAAGGGTTTTTAGGCCACTTACATCTTCTATCAAAAATTGAAAGCAACGCAACGAGTGCAGTGAGCCTAAATAAAGCTTATGATGAGACTGATGTACATTAGCATCACGAGGAAAAGCCCTACGATCAGTATTAATGGGGATAAGAGAATAAAGAAGCTTTGCACAAAAGAAAACCTCAGATTATAACGCAGTCCAAAATACAAGTAGACCACTTGAGAAACAAATTTTAAAAAGTCCCCAAAGATTGGAATGATTAAAAAGAAATTCCCTACGAGCGACGCAGCAATCGTATCTTCAAGATTAACTCCCTCAAGATCCTTATCAAAGAGTCCCGCAAAAAGAGAAATCACCACTCGCCAGAATTTAACAAAAACCCAGGCAGAAAGTGGGAAGAAGACAACTTTAAATAGTGTCGAAAATAAGAAAGCCTTTTGTTGAAATTCACTTGATGAGAAAATTGCAGGAAGAAAGCCTTCCTTTGCCATTTGCGCAGATAAGAGAATACCGATATGAATTTGTACCAGTGAATAGAGGCCATAGATTAGAACAAATGGCCAAGAGGCCAATGTAAAATCAGTAAACTTTAATTGTACTCCTCGTCGACTCTCATCTTTTACGATTTCAAAGAGACGCGCTTCGCGAATCTTTTCGAGCTCTTCCCTGTGGCTTGCTATATTTGAATTAACAAGTTTTGGATAAAGGAGGTACTTAATATATTGCTGATAAATGCTAATCACGTTTTTATTTTAATTGAATTCCAAATAAATGAAAATAGAACAATGACCTACTCTTTTAGTTCACTATAAAAGAATGATTCTGGCGTTTGGAGAACTTCACGAAATTTTTGATACGGAATGCTTGAGCGAAGTCGATCCTTATCCTTCATATCAGCTGGAAAGGCAGTCTCAAAGCGAGCAATAAGCCAATGCTTCTTCTTATCTGATTCAACTAACATATAAAATTGCTGACTAATGGCTATCTTTTGCCCAAGGATAAATGAGACCTCTTTACCATTTTCAAAAATAAATTTTAATTTTGGAGGATTCTCCAAAGAAAGAAGTTCCTCTTTTACTTCTTCATTATTTAAGATTCGATCAACCTTAAGCTTTTGCAATTCCTCATAGAATAATTTTAGATTCTCATCTTTCGTTTTCTTAAGATCAATACTTGCACCAGAAATTTTAATTCCTGTCACTTGCCCGTAACTTGATAAGGCAAGTATCTCTCGTTTTTGCTTAATCTCTTGTGCCTGATCCTGCTCATCTCTTTCAACCGTAAAATAAGCGGCCGTTATTGTAAGAATCAAAATGATTAGTAGATAGACATTTTTCATTATGCAGCAAACTTCCTACGTTGATAAAGAACGAGGGCCACAATCAAAAAGATCAGTGGAAGGATCACAATTGAAAAATAAAAAATCATTTGCTTCTCTATGACTGATACTAGAAGTGGCTTCTCTTTAAAGACCACTGAATTCATGGAAGCAAGTTGTCCTTGTCCCGTCATCCAATGATAGAGATTTGATATAAATTTAAAATTTGATTGATAACTAAAGAACTTATTTGAAATAAAAGATGTATTTCCAATGGCCATTAGAGCTGGCGCATCTTCACGTGTAATAGCTGCGGCCATATCAATTGGGCCTGCAATATCGGCACTATCTTTTTTAACATCACCTGCAATAACTGAGATTAACTTTTGTTCGGCCCAACTCTTAGGAGAAGAACTTGCAAGAGAGTGAAAGTTTTTAACAAAGTCTTTTGCAGCACTAACAGAGCTAGCAAGAGGAAGAAAGACGCGCTCTCTAAAATCTTGATTTATATGCAATTTATCAAAGCTTGTAATAATGGGTGCTGTCCCCTTTGAGGATTCAAGAGAGTTGGCCGGATCAATAACCACATCGTTATGAATAATTAGGCCATTATCCTCAAAAAACTTTTTAAGATTTGTAAGTTTTTCTCCGCGAAAGTTTGGCATAAAGGCACCAAAGATGCGTCCACCATTTTCATAATATGAACTAAGCTTTTCAACTTGCTCTTTTGAGAAATCATTAGTTGGCTCAAGAATAGAAAAGACATTACAAGTTTCAGGTATGGCCTTGGCCTGTAAAAGGTCAATTACATTTAATTTATAAGCTGATTGCTTAAGAACATGAATAAGTCCTGTAAAGCCATTATCAGTACTATCTTGAAACTTAGGATGATAATTAAAACAAATTGTCGGATCTTCTTTTCGTTGCAGACGAATTAACCCATTAGTAATTCCAAGCTCAAGAATACGAGTTACAATAACCTTCTTGTCCCCTTTTACAAGAACAATAGAAGGCGAAACTGTCACTCCGTATTGAGCAATCATATCTGGCCTTAGCTCAGGATCATAATAGCTTGTAACAAGTGAAGTA
This sequence is a window from Halobacteriovorax vibrionivorans. Protein-coding genes within it:
- a CDS encoding Gldg family protein, whose product is MKKITLSLCAVFYLIACFLFLVIPEHAFLVGATFIIALAMTILTFYFHLTEIRNFVKSTFGRNLLSNFTAFFLLFCILAVLNFIVFKKGGIWDLSQRKLNTLSDLTVKTVDKFDEKVEMVVFSNKESKNAILSLLELYKNENTSLVTSYYDPELRPDMIAQYGVTVSPSIVLVKGDKKVIVTRILELGITNGLIRLQRKEDPTICFNYHPKFQDSTDNGFTGLIHVLKQSAYKLNVIDLLQAKAIPETCNVFSILEPTNDFSKEQVEKLSSYYENGGRIFGAFMPNFRGEKLTNLKKFFEDNGLIIHNDVVIDPANSLESSKGTAPIITSFDKLHINQDFRERVFLPLASSVSAAKDFVKNFHSLASSSPKSWAEQKLISVIAGDVKKDSADIAGPIDMAAAITREDAPALMAIGNTSFISNKFFSYQSNFKFISNLYHWMTGQGQLASMNSVVFKEKPLLVSVIEKQMIFYFSIVILPLIFLIVALVLYQRRKFAA